One stretch of Hymenobacter chitinivorans DSM 11115 DNA includes these proteins:
- a CDS encoding peptidylprolyl isomerase, which produces MNHSPLGRLARTAVILSCWGAGLAACTAPARTATAPTGPNKFTDATLRQIATAQDARQTAALLPFLDRPEVLYRREAALALASVQDKEAISALTARLADPEPAVRVAAAYALGQTGDSTAEIALRERIFQEKDALARQYALEALGRCVSQNGLSMLARLPAALGADTATLNGQAWGLYRAGLRGVTSEAAVGRLIQLLNPANPYRARLAAANALARTRGLNLNSYAGAIAGAAQADPAYAVRSAAASALSKANQSATVPGVLATLARRDSDYRVRISALRAMTAAQYAPVKEAAWAALTDSHEHVALAAAEFFLAHATGEPGSIFLEKANKLTAWRPRATLLATALKLGGPEQNAIRAAVQERFVGSANPYEKGYLLKALGEDPAAYDFVTQATFATGQPLVIGTYGIEALVAMRRLPSFPAEQQSTFALAMQRAIRGGDVAVMGTAAEAIRDPKLDMRRVFANADFLKLAREKLVLPRDLEAWQSLQQTIDYLENKPTAPFPVATSATHPIDWGLVQAIPAGQRALIQTSKGPVIFQLLVNEAPGSVASFVALARQGFYNGKNFHRVVPNFVAQGGCPRGDGWGSSDYNLRSEFADLRYGEGAVGLASAGKDTESCQWFITHAPTPHLDGRYTIFAQVVSGMDVVSRLEIGDRIERIELMR; this is translated from the coding sequence ATGAACCACTCACCACTGGGCCGGCTGGCCCGCACTGCGGTTATCTTAAGTTGTTGGGGCGCCGGCCTGGCCGCCTGCACGGCTCCGGCCCGCACCGCTACGGCTCCCACGGGCCCTAATAAGTTTACCGATGCCACCCTGCGGCAGATTGCCACGGCCCAGGACGCGCGTCAAACCGCCGCCCTGCTGCCTTTCCTGGACCGGCCCGAGGTGCTCTACCGCCGCGAAGCGGCCCTGGCCCTGGCTTCGGTGCAAGATAAGGAGGCCATCAGTGCCCTCACCGCCCGCCTCGCCGACCCCGAGCCGGCCGTGCGTGTGGCGGCGGCCTACGCCCTGGGCCAAACCGGCGACTCGACGGCCGAAATAGCGCTGCGGGAACGGATATTTCAGGAAAAAGACGCCCTGGCCCGGCAATACGCCCTCGAAGCCCTGGGGCGCTGCGTGTCGCAAAACGGCCTGAGCATGCTTGCCCGCTTGCCCGCCGCCCTGGGTGCCGATACAGCTACGCTCAATGGGCAGGCCTGGGGGTTGTACCGGGCCGGGCTGCGCGGCGTAACGTCGGAGGCCGCCGTGGGCCGGCTGATTCAGCTCCTGAACCCGGCCAATCCGTACCGGGCCCGCCTGGCGGCGGCCAATGCCCTGGCCCGCACCCGGGGCCTGAACCTAAACTCCTACGCTGGCGCTATTGCCGGCGCCGCCCAGGCCGACCCCGCCTACGCCGTGCGCAGTGCCGCGGCATCTGCCCTGAGCAAGGCCAACCAGTCGGCCACGGTGCCGGGCGTGCTGGCCACCCTGGCCCGCCGCGACTCTGATTACCGGGTGCGCATCAGCGCCCTGCGGGCCATGACGGCGGCCCAGTACGCGCCCGTGAAAGAAGCCGCCTGGGCCGCCCTGACCGATTCGCACGAGCACGTGGCGCTGGCTGCGGCCGAGTTTTTTCTGGCTCACGCTACGGGGGAGCCCGGCTCTATTTTTCTGGAAAAAGCCAACAAGCTCACCGCCTGGCGCCCCCGCGCCACGCTGCTGGCCACGGCCCTCAAACTGGGCGGGCCCGAGCAGAATGCCATCCGGGCGGCCGTGCAGGAGCGGTTTGTCGGCTCGGCGAATCCCTACGAAAAAGGGTATTTGCTCAAAGCCCTGGGCGAGGACCCGGCCGCTTACGACTTCGTAACCCAGGCCACTTTTGCTACCGGGCAGCCCCTGGTAATCGGCACCTACGGCATCGAGGCCCTGGTAGCCATGCGGCGGCTGCCCAGCTTTCCGGCCGAGCAGCAGTCCACGTTTGCCCTGGCCATGCAGCGCGCCATCCGCGGCGGCGACGTGGCCGTGATGGGTACGGCCGCCGAGGCCATCCGGGACCCGAAACTGGACATGCGCCGGGTGTTTGCCAACGCCGACTTCCTGAAGCTGGCCCGCGAGAAGCTGGTGCTGCCCCGCGACCTGGAAGCCTGGCAGTCGTTGCAGCAAACCATTGACTACCTGGAAAACAAGCCTACGGCGCCCTTTCCGGTGGCTACTTCCGCTACTCACCCCATCGACTGGGGCTTGGTGCAGGCCATTCCGGCTGGGCAGCGCGCCCTGATTCAAACCAGCAAGGGCCCGGTCATTTTTCAATTGCTCGTCAATGAGGCGCCCGGCTCGGTGGCCAGCTTCGTGGCCCTGGCGCGGCAGGGGTTCTACAATGGCAAAAACTTCCACCGCGTGGTGCCCAACTTCGTGGCCCAGGGCGGCTGCCCGCGCGGCGACGGTTGGGGCAGCTCCGACTACAACCTGCGCTCCGAGTTTGCCGACCTCCGCTACGGGGAAGGCGCCGTGGGCCTGGCCTCGGCCGGTAAGGACACCGAGAGCTGCCAGTGGTTTATTACCCACGCCCCCACACCCCACCTCGACGGCCGCTACACCATTTTTGCCCAGGTAGTAAGTGGCATGGACGTGGTAAGCCGCCTGGAAATCGGGGACCGGATTGAGCGTATCGAGCTGATGCGCTGA
- a CDS encoding xanthine dehydrogenase molybdopterin binding subunit, whose translation MNHLDPVRHVRGESQYLDDVPVQQGTLYAAVFESPLAHGVLNGLDLSDALNAPGVYRILTAADIPGDNQIGGIVPDEPLLAEGHVHFRGQPVALVLADTEHQAQAALALIRVDVDPLPIITDPRVAAAQGELIVPPRTFSLGDPDAVWSQCAHIFEGEAESGGQEHLYIETQGAYAFPTEMGGVRIISSTQGPTAVQRHTAHVLGVGMHQVEVDVTRLGGGFGGKEDQATTWGALAALGAFVVRRPVKLVLDRMADMRMTGKRHPYSSDFRIGLDENLRILAYEVTFYQNAGAAADLSPAVLERTLFHATNAYFVPNVRATAYSCRTNLPPNTAFRGFGGPQGMFVMESAIVKAAETLGVAPSEIQRRNLLRENDLFSYRQPAEMCNAELAWDTAAQLYDLPKLRAEVDAFNQQNERLKKGLSVMPICFGISFTKTPMNQARALVHIYTDGSVGVSTGAVEMGQGVNTKIAQVAAQTLGISINRIKVESTNTTRVANTSPSAASATADLNGKATQMACEALRERLLRHAVLEYTLNYEGLEIRDEEVLAAGIPADTNWDKLVSSAYWKRVNLTENAHYATPDIHFDPVTNQGYPFAYHVYGTAYTTVTLDCLRGTYTFDALRIVHDFGESMNPHIDQGQIEGGAVQGIGWMTMEELIYNEEGRLLSNSLNSYKIPDLYSVPQRIDVHFLDTPGHPRAILRSKAVGEPPLMYGIGAYFAVRDAISAFRPSHRPAFSAPITPEKALLNLYPSGVAEEVVQLTPGATVA comes from the coding sequence ATGAATCACCTCGACCCGGTGCGCCACGTGCGCGGCGAATCCCAATACCTGGATGATGTTCCGGTGCAGCAAGGCACCCTGTACGCGGCCGTGTTCGAGTCGCCGCTGGCTCACGGTGTGCTCAATGGTCTCGACCTGAGCGACGCCCTGAACGCGCCCGGCGTGTACCGCATCCTGACGGCGGCCGACATTCCCGGCGACAACCAGATTGGTGGTATTGTGCCCGACGAACCTCTGCTGGCCGAGGGCCACGTCCACTTCCGCGGGCAGCCCGTGGCCCTGGTGCTGGCCGATACCGAGCACCAGGCCCAGGCCGCCCTGGCCCTTATCCGCGTCGATGTTGATCCGCTGCCCATCATCACCGACCCGCGCGTGGCCGCGGCCCAGGGCGAGCTGATCGTGCCGCCCCGCACCTTCAGCCTCGGCGACCCGGACGCCGTGTGGAGCCAGTGCGCCCACATTTTCGAGGGCGAAGCCGAATCCGGCGGGCAGGAACACCTCTACATCGAAACCCAGGGTGCCTACGCCTTCCCAACCGAAATGGGCGGGGTGCGCATCATTTCTTCGACCCAGGGCCCCACGGCCGTGCAGCGCCACACGGCCCACGTGCTGGGCGTGGGCATGCACCAGGTGGAAGTCGACGTGACCCGCCTCGGCGGCGGCTTCGGCGGCAAGGAAGACCAGGCCACGACCTGGGGCGCCCTGGCCGCGCTGGGCGCCTTCGTGGTGCGCCGCCCCGTGAAGCTGGTCCTCGACCGGATGGCCGATATGCGCATGACCGGCAAGCGCCACCCCTACTCGTCCGACTTCCGCATCGGCCTCGACGAAAACCTGCGGATTCTGGCCTACGAAGTCACCTTTTACCAGAACGCCGGGGCCGCCGCCGATTTGTCGCCGGCGGTGCTGGAACGGACGCTGTTTCACGCTACCAACGCCTATTTCGTGCCCAACGTGCGGGCCACGGCCTACAGCTGCCGCACCAACTTACCCCCCAACACGGCGTTTCGGGGCTTCGGTGGTCCACAGGGCATGTTCGTGATGGAGTCGGCCATTGTGAAGGCGGCCGAAACCCTGGGCGTGGCCCCCAGCGAGATTCAGCGGCGCAACCTGCTGCGCGAAAACGACCTGTTCTCGTACCGGCAGCCGGCTGAAATGTGCAACGCCGAGCTGGCCTGGGACACGGCCGCTCAGCTCTACGACCTACCCAAGCTGCGCGCGGAGGTAGACGCGTTTAATCAGCAGAATGAGCGTTTGAAAAAGGGCTTGTCGGTGATGCCGATTTGCTTCGGTATTTCCTTCACCAAAACGCCGATGAACCAGGCCCGGGCCCTGGTACACATCTACACCGACGGCTCGGTGGGCGTGAGCACCGGCGCGGTGGAAATGGGTCAGGGCGTGAACACCAAAATTGCCCAGGTAGCGGCCCAGACGCTGGGCATCTCGATTAACCGCATCAAGGTCGAATCGACGAACACGACGCGGGTGGCCAACACTTCCCCATCGGCGGCCAGCGCCACCGCTGATTTGAATGGCAAGGCTACCCAAATGGCTTGTGAGGCCCTGCGGGAGCGACTTTTGCGCCACGCCGTGCTGGAATACACGCTGAATTACGAAGGGCTGGAAATCCGGGACGAAGAGGTGCTGGCCGCCGGCATTCCGGCCGATACGAACTGGGACAAGCTGGTGTCGTCGGCGTACTGGAAGCGGGTCAACCTGACCGAAAACGCCCACTACGCCACCCCCGACATTCACTTCGACCCGGTCACGAACCAGGGCTACCCGTTTGCTTACCACGTCTACGGCACGGCCTACACCACCGTGACGCTCGACTGCCTGCGCGGCACCTATACCTTCGATGCGTTGCGCATCGTGCACGACTTCGGCGAGAGTATGAACCCGCATATCGACCAGGGCCAGATTGAGGGCGGGGCGGTGCAGGGCATTGGCTGGATGACGATGGAAGAGCTGATTTACAACGAGGAAGGCCGCCTGCTCAGCAACTCGCTCAACAGCTACAAAATCCCGGACCTGTACTCTGTGCCCCAGCGTATCGACGTGCATTTTCTCGATACGCCGGGCCACCCGCGGGCCATCCTGCGGTCCAAGGCCGTGGGGGAGCCGCCGCTGATGTACGGCATTGGGGCCTATTTCGCGGTGCGCGACGCCATCAGCGCCTTCCGGCCCAGCCACCGACCCGCATTTTCGGCGCCCATTACCCCCGAAAAGGCTTTGCTCAACCTCTACCCCAGCGGCGTGGCCGAGGAAGTGGTGCAGCTCACACCCGGTGCCACGGTAGCCTAG
- a CDS encoding T9SS type A sorting domain-containing protein translates to MKHFLPQAIYGFFLVLLTGSLATAQAQALYVNDGARTGDVYTSAAGNDATGNGSTTAPFATVAKALASADGATTTIFIDAGTYPERVVLNKNINLQGVDTARTVFDGGLAPSDVQTRETGIFITATGGTPASPVTIADLKVRAYDYGIQCDNQSNHVNFLLEDVATTENRQFGIYWNGYPNYTENITFRRVRATKTALDPNTRNNGAGRGLFLVNGSKINILIEDGVFEQNRRAGIDVNDGSVSGLVIRGCRLGFNLGPAIAVLGAAGLRDGDGNYTTPAALIENNFVRNNASNGLELKSCTGTGLSSGPGSFVVRNNYVVRTIGAPTNLTEDNAGIAFIDRDRNIIVTGGGVTSDLKTGGAYIANNIVRGYLADALRTFVNINGFGVVLEGGNNKVFGNVIAQCQRGVQVQDRPANSSSSTPFFDIDRNASLISSADSIRNNRLDSCTTAVRAVNLANVLNASLNWLGKAQATAIRGTNGQNGLVITLGGPSTNFAQVSSLAATGRVDYSPFMHTGTDAADATGFQCDVSYVHVDGFSPNAGASGRLQEGLTAVSEGGTVEAVATTYAETATIEKSLRLTNDGATTIQNLVLNAPGKTATLGAAFDLSGVLTLTNGLLSTSPAGLLTLLAGASATTGNTGSYVSGPLRKLGNTGFVFPVGKAGVWARMGISAPATAASAFTAEYFAAPYANQTATDPLKRVSAVEYWTLDRTGSTDAVSVQLFWEDGGRSGIDDFSSNLQVARFDGSTWVTAGNGGLGGSQTAGSVASAAPVATMGPFTLGSATPPLPVELISFTAQERKRGTVVLDWRTASERNNKGFAVERSFDAKTWQQLAFVAGHGTTSTTSTYSYLDQTIGAASQLYYRLRQIDFNGQVSISPVVSLTRDGGEARTTTVALAPNPASSYTVVQLSAPATGPLQVTVTDLTGRLVLQQALIGANSQLRLPAALPAGTYLVRVNGAGITGKALRLVKQ, encoded by the coding sequence ATGAAACACTTCTTACCCCAAGCCATCTACGGCTTTTTCCTGGTTCTGCTTACCGGCAGCCTGGCTACGGCCCAGGCCCAGGCGCTGTACGTGAATGACGGCGCCCGAACTGGCGACGTGTATACCAGCGCCGCCGGCAACGACGCCACGGGCAACGGCAGCACGACGGCGCCCTTCGCCACCGTGGCCAAGGCCTTGGCCAGTGCCGACGGTGCCACAACTACCATCTTTATCGACGCGGGTACGTACCCCGAGCGGGTGGTGCTCAACAAGAACATCAACCTGCAGGGCGTGGACACGGCCCGCACGGTATTTGACGGCGGTCTAGCCCCGAGCGACGTGCAGACCCGGGAAACCGGCATTTTTATTACGGCCACCGGCGGCACCCCGGCCAGCCCCGTGACTATTGCCGACCTGAAAGTACGGGCCTACGACTACGGAATTCAGTGCGACAACCAGAGCAACCACGTCAACTTTCTACTCGAGGACGTCGCCACCACTGAAAACCGGCAGTTTGGCATTTACTGGAACGGCTACCCCAACTATACCGAGAATATCACCTTCCGGCGGGTGCGGGCCACCAAAACGGCCTTGGACCCAAACACGCGCAACAACGGCGCCGGACGGGGTCTGTTTCTGGTGAACGGCAGCAAAATCAACATCCTGATTGAGGACGGCGTGTTTGAGCAAAACCGCCGCGCCGGTATCGACGTCAACGACGGCAGCGTGAGTGGGCTCGTTATCCGGGGCTGTCGCCTGGGCTTTAACCTGGGGCCGGCCATTGCGGTGCTGGGCGCCGCCGGCCTGCGCGATGGTGACGGGAACTACACCACGCCCGCCGCCCTGATTGAAAACAACTTCGTGCGCAACAACGCCTCTAACGGCCTGGAGCTGAAATCGTGCACGGGCACGGGCCTGAGCAGCGGCCCGGGCAGCTTCGTGGTGCGCAACAACTACGTGGTGCGAACCATCGGAGCCCCCACCAACCTGACCGAGGACAACGCCGGTATTGCCTTTATTGACCGGGACCGGAACATCATCGTGACTGGTGGCGGGGTAACCAGCGACCTGAAAACGGGGGGCGCATACATTGCCAACAACATCGTGCGGGGCTACCTGGCCGATGCCCTGCGCACGTTTGTCAACATCAACGGCTTTGGCGTGGTGCTGGAAGGAGGTAATAACAAAGTATTCGGCAACGTAATAGCCCAGTGCCAGCGCGGCGTGCAGGTGCAGGACCGGCCGGCCAACAGTTCCAGCTCAACGCCGTTTTTCGACATTGACCGCAACGCCTCCCTGATTTCCAGCGCCGACAGCATCCGCAACAATCGGCTGGACTCGTGCACGACGGCGGTGCGGGCCGTGAACCTGGCCAATGTGCTGAATGCTTCGCTCAACTGGCTGGGCAAGGCCCAGGCCACCGCTATTCGGGGCACTAACGGGCAAAATGGCCTGGTTATCACCCTGGGTGGCCCGAGCACCAATTTCGCCCAAGTGTCGTCCCTGGCCGCTACGGGCCGCGTCGACTACTCGCCTTTCATGCATACCGGCACCGACGCCGCCGATGCCACGGGCTTTCAGTGCGACGTGAGCTACGTGCACGTGGATGGTTTTAGCCCCAATGCCGGCGCCAGTGGCCGGCTGCAGGAAGGCCTGACGGCCGTTAGTGAGGGTGGCACGGTGGAAGCCGTAGCCACAACTTACGCCGAAACGGCCACGATTGAGAAGAGCTTACGCCTGACCAACGACGGGGCAACGACCATTCAGAACCTGGTGCTCAATGCGCCCGGCAAAACGGCCACGCTGGGCGCGGCCTTCGACCTTTCCGGCGTGCTGACGTTGACCAACGGTCTGCTCAGCACCTCCCCCGCGGGCCTGCTGACGCTGCTGGCGGGGGCCAGCGCCACAACCGGCAATACCGGCTCCTACGTGAGCGGGCCGCTGCGCAAGCTGGGCAACACCGGCTTTGTGTTTCCGGTGGGTAAGGCCGGCGTGTGGGCCCGGATGGGCATTTCAGCGCCGGCTACGGCCGCCTCGGCTTTCACGGCCGAGTATTTTGCCGCCCCTTATGCCAACCAAACGGCCACTGACCCGCTGAAGCGAGTTAGCGCCGTAGAATACTGGACTCTGGACCGCACTGGCTCCACGGATGCCGTCAGCGTGCAGCTGTTTTGGGAAGACGGAGGCCGGAGCGGCATCGACGACTTTTCCAGCAACCTGCAAGTAGCCCGCTTCGACGGCAGCACCTGGGTAACGGCGGGTAATGGCGGATTGGGTGGCTCACAGACGGCTGGCTCCGTGGCTTCGGCCGCCCCGGTAGCTACGATGGGCCCATTTACCCTGGGTTCGGCTACGCCCCCACTGCCGGTGGAATTGATCAGCTTCACGGCCCAGGAGCGCAAGCGGGGCACAGTTGTGCTGGATTGGCGTACCGCTTCGGAACGTAACAATAAAGGCTTTGCCGTAGAACGCAGCTTCGACGCCAAAACCTGGCAGCAGCTGGCCTTTGTGGCCGGCCACGGCACGACGAGCACGACCAGCACCTATTCCTACCTGGACCAGACCATCGGGGCCGCTTCCCAACTCTACTACCGCCTGCGCCAGATTGATTTCAACGGCCAGGTGTCTATTTCGCCGGTTGTCAGCCTCACCCGCGACGGTGGGGAAGCACGCACTACCACAGTGGCCCTGGCTCCCAACCCAGCCTCATCCTACACCGTAGTGCAGCTCTCGGCTCCCGCTACCGGGCCGCTGCAAGTCACCGTCACCGACCTGACCGGCCGCCTGGTACTGCAGCAGGCGCTGATTGGCGCCAATTCGCAACTGCGCCTACCCGCCGCCCTGCCGGCGGGCACGTATCTGGTACGGGTCAACGGCGCGGGTATTACCGGCAAAGCGCTGCGCCTGGTAAAGCAATAA
- a CDS encoding FAD binding domain-containing protein, translating to MLHFYLNNQRIRTDQPAGSTLLDFVRYQQHLKGTKIGCREGDCGACTVLVGELQPDGSLQYQSMTSCLTPLGNAQGKHIVTVEGINAAAGTLTPVQQAIVQEGGSQCGFCTVGFVMSLTGHSMSSKPATTETGLAAIDGNICRCTGYKSLERATAQLTAQLAERPASNVVDWLSEKQFVPTYFKDIPARLQALKAELQNQASNQQPATNNQLLGGGTDLLVQRPEHVRAVPVQLLYDQPDLRGIRREADGRVVLGAATTAENLRSSPLMQELFPGLHGYMKLVSSTPIRNMGTVAGNFINASPIGDLTIFFLALNATVTVGALGRPSREIPLRELYSGYKTLTKTADEQVLDIRFTAPQPGDLFNFEKVSKRTHLDIASVNSAMWLRADNGFVQEARVSAGGVGPTPLLLARTSAYLAGKEITADTVAAAHEIAQTEISPISDARGTVEYKRLLLRQLLFAHFLQFFPERLSFRELV from the coding sequence ATGCTCCATTTTTACCTTAACAATCAGCGTATCCGCACCGACCAGCCCGCGGGCAGTACGCTCCTGGATTTTGTGCGCTACCAGCAGCACCTGAAAGGCACCAAAATCGGCTGCCGGGAGGGCGACTGTGGGGCCTGCACCGTACTGGTGGGCGAATTGCAGCCCGACGGCAGCTTGCAGTACCAGTCGATGACGTCCTGCCTGACGCCGCTGGGCAATGCCCAGGGCAAGCACATCGTCACGGTGGAAGGCATCAATGCCGCGGCCGGCACGCTCACGCCCGTGCAGCAGGCCATTGTGCAGGAAGGCGGCTCGCAGTGCGGCTTCTGCACCGTGGGCTTCGTCATGTCGCTCACCGGCCACAGTATGAGTTCCAAGCCCGCCACCACCGAAACCGGTCTGGCCGCCATCGACGGCAACATCTGCCGCTGCACCGGCTATAAGTCGCTGGAGCGGGCTACGGCCCAGCTCACCGCGCAGCTGGCCGAGCGCCCCGCCAGCAACGTGGTGGACTGGCTCAGCGAAAAGCAGTTTGTACCGACTTACTTCAAGGACATTCCCGCCCGCCTGCAGGCCCTGAAAGCCGAGCTGCAGAACCAGGCCAGCAACCAACAACCAGCAACCAACAACCAGCTCCTGGGCGGCGGCACCGACCTCCTGGTGCAGCGCCCCGAGCACGTGCGGGCCGTGCCCGTGCAGCTGCTCTACGACCAGCCCGATTTGCGTGGCATCCGCCGCGAAGCCGACGGCCGGGTGGTATTGGGCGCCGCTACCACGGCCGAAAACCTGCGCTCCTCCCCGCTTATGCAGGAGCTGTTTCCCGGCTTGCACGGCTACATGAAGCTGGTATCCTCCACGCCGATTCGCAACATGGGCACGGTGGCCGGCAACTTCATCAACGCCTCGCCCATCGGTGATTTGACCATCTTTTTCCTGGCCCTGAATGCTACCGTAACGGTGGGTGCCCTGGGCCGGCCGAGCCGGGAAATTCCGCTGCGGGAGCTCTACAGCGGCTACAAAACCCTAACCAAAACGGCCGACGAGCAGGTGCTGGACATTCGCTTTACAGCTCCCCAGCCCGGCGACTTGTTCAACTTCGAAAAAGTATCCAAGCGCACCCACCTCGATATTGCCAGCGTCAACTCGGCCATGTGGCTGCGGGCGGATAACGGCTTTGTGCAGGAAGCCCGGGTTTCGGCCGGCGGCGTCGGGCCCACGCCCCTGCTGCTGGCCCGCACCTCAGCCTATCTGGCGGGCAAGGAAATTACGGCCGACACCGTAGCCGCGGCCCACGAAATTGCCCAGACCGAAATCAGTCCCATCAGCGACGCCCGCGGCACGGTGGAATACAAGCGCCTGCTGCTGCGCCAACTGCTGTTTGCCCACTTCCTGCAGTTTTTCCCCGAGCGCCTCAGCTTCCGCGAGCTGGTGTAA
- a CDS encoding serine O-acetyltransferase — translation MHAAFIQSLAAAHQQASAPLPGQELCLLADQLLQVLFPERAPRPLSSTDAIEAVLHQLQTELAELLRSVLRPAEAEDIALTCMQGLPQLRELLLQDAAAIVAADPAAQGSEEVISTYPGFYAIALHRFAHALYQLRVPRVPRLLSEYAHARTGVDIHPGARIGPSFCIDHGTGIVIGETAVIGAFVKIFQGVTLGALSVAKHLANIKRHPTIEDHTVVYAGATILGGSTVVGSHSIIGGNVWLTESVPSHSRVYHRAQIHVTRSEDPSADITFSI, via the coding sequence ATGCACGCCGCTTTTATTCAGTCCCTGGCTGCTGCCCACCAGCAGGCCTCCGCTCCCTTACCCGGACAGGAATTGTGCCTGCTCGCCGACCAGCTGCTGCAGGTGCTGTTTCCGGAGCGGGCCCCGCGGCCCCTTAGCAGCACCGACGCCATTGAGGCCGTGCTGCACCAGCTCCAAACCGAGCTGGCCGAACTGCTGCGCTCCGTACTACGCCCGGCCGAGGCCGAGGACATTGCCCTGACCTGCATGCAGGGCCTGCCCCAGCTGCGCGAGCTGCTCCTTCAGGACGCGGCCGCCATTGTGGCGGCCGACCCGGCCGCCCAGGGCAGCGAAGAGGTTATTAGCACCTACCCGGGCTTCTACGCCATTGCCCTGCACCGCTTTGCGCACGCCCTTTACCAACTGCGGGTGCCACGGGTACCGCGGTTGCTGAGCGAGTATGCCCACGCCCGCACCGGCGTCGATATTCACCCCGGTGCCCGGATTGGTCCCTCGTTCTGCATCGACCACGGCACGGGCATCGTCATTGGCGAAACGGCCGTCATCGGGGCCTTCGTCAAGATTTTCCAAGGCGTCACGCTCGGGGCCCTGAGCGTGGCCAAGCACCTGGCCAACATTAAGCGCCACCCGACCATCGAAGACCATACCGTGGTGTATGCCGGGGCCACTATCTTGGGCGGCAGCACGGTGGTGGGCAGCCACAGCATCATCGGCGGCAACGTGTGGCTGACCGAGAGCGTGCCGTCCCACTCCCGCGTCTACCACCGGGCCCAAATTCACGTGACCCGTTCGGAAGACCCCTCAGCTGATATTACCTTCTCCATTTGA
- a CDS encoding MJ1255/VC2487 family glycosyltransferase has translation MNILYGVPGEGLGHATRSKVVIGHLLSQGHNVCVVSSARAFQVLSANFPGRVHEIRGFHLAYKDLTVSKSRTAALTLRAAPENLRVNFAKYRELLCDFTPDLVISDFESFSYFFARWRRLPLISIDNMQIISRAQLDIAVPRPERGNLSLARQIVRAKLPRSRHYLVTTFFQLPVIKANTTLVPPIIRPEILAARPRTGQHVLVYQSATNQKDLVPMLQQLPGQEFRVYGFNKEETHGNVQLRAFSEQGFIEDLASARAIITNGGFSLISEAVYLHKPICAIPIPAQFEQFLNAAEVEKLGYGRHFEALTADNVKAFLYDLTGYEQALASYHQTGNEVLFSQLEALLAEVGPALATS, from the coding sequence ATGAATATTCTCTACGGCGTCCCCGGCGAAGGTCTGGGCCACGCCACCCGCAGCAAGGTCGTTATCGGGCATTTGCTCAGCCAGGGCCACAACGTGTGCGTGGTCAGCAGCGCCCGGGCCTTCCAGGTGTTGTCGGCCAACTTTCCCGGCCGGGTCCACGAAATCCGCGGCTTCCATTTGGCCTACAAGGATTTAACGGTGTCGAAGTCGCGCACGGCGGCCCTGACCCTGCGCGCGGCCCCGGAAAATCTGCGTGTCAACTTTGCCAAGTACCGGGAGCTGCTCTGCGACTTTACGCCCGACCTGGTCATTTCCGACTTCGAGTCGTTCAGCTACTTCTTTGCCCGCTGGCGCCGCCTGCCGCTGATCAGCATCGACAACATGCAGATTATCAGCCGGGCCCAGCTCGATATTGCGGTGCCCCGGCCCGAGCGGGGCAACCTCAGCCTGGCCCGGCAGATTGTGCGGGCCAAGCTGCCGCGCAGCCGCCACTACCTGGTCACGACCTTTTTCCAGCTGCCCGTCATCAAGGCCAATACCACCCTGGTGCCGCCCATTATCCGCCCCGAAATCCTGGCGGCCCGGCCCCGTACTGGCCAGCACGTGCTGGTGTATCAGTCGGCCACCAACCAGAAAGACCTGGTGCCCATGCTGCAGCAGCTGCCCGGGCAGGAATTCCGGGTGTACGGCTTCAATAAGGAGGAAACCCACGGCAACGTGCAGCTGCGCGCTTTCAGTGAGCAAGGCTTTATTGAGGATTTGGCCAGTGCCCGGGCCATTATTACCAACGGCGGCTTTTCCCTGATCAGCGAGGCCGTGTACCTGCACAAGCCCATCTGCGCCATCCCGATTCCGGCCCAGTTCGAGCAGTTTCTCAACGCGGCCGAGGTGGAAAAGCTCGGCTACGGCCGCCACTTCGAGGCCCTTACTGCCGACAACGTCAAGGCTTTTCTCTACGACCTGACCGGCTACGAGCAGGCCCTGGCCAGCTACCACCAAACCGGCAACGAAGTGCTGTTCAGTCAGCTCGAAGCATTGCTGGCCGAAGTGGGTCCGGCCCTGGCGACTTCCTGA
- a CDS encoding cupin domain-containing protein: MADTSITKIDSRFSPKGKDGEKYLASGIHVAMRLWENEEPGEAKEAVTRPYETVGYVLSGKAELHIEGQMVLLEPGNSWVVPKEASHAYKVLETFTAVEATTPPAQVHGREDA, encoded by the coding sequence ATGGCTGATACCTCCATCACCAAAATCGACTCCCGATTCTCGCCCAAAGGCAAAGACGGCGAAAAATACCTGGCTTCCGGCATTCACGTGGCCATGCGGCTCTGGGAAAACGAGGAGCCTGGCGAGGCCAAAGAGGCCGTGACCCGGCCCTACGAAACGGTGGGCTACGTGCTCAGTGGCAAGGCCGAGCTACACATTGAAGGCCAGATGGTGCTGCTGGAGCCCGGCAACTCCTGGGTAGTGCCCAAGGAAGCGTCGCACGCCTATAAGGTGCTGGAAACCTTCACGGCCGTAGAAGCCACCACTCCACCAGCCCAGGTACACGGGCGCGAAGACGCTTAA